A stretch of Aspergillus nidulans FGSC A4 chromosome VI DNA encodes these proteins:
- a CDS encoding uncharacterized protein (transcript_id=CADANIAT00010339) has translation MSLLESHLEQIMLSSNAIAELPFPQPRIFTNALLGSHDITALIRDTEAHERALFQSDPTVKASNSQKRATRRATQFQPEAETESMASRIYSARNSRNNSAVARVLGSDMMDEIKRSARTSTNGSRGEVNIDVLLKGAEILCNVYPVAGAQDKIASLRYRNQVISESIAELEERVARNASELESMSHLHDDDYDELDNASSPSAGVLDVTDADIERELKEIRELERRKRNLEDRVNGMERDLGGLS, from the exons ATGTCGTTGCTAGAAAGCCACCTGGAGCAAATTATGCTCTCATCGAATGCGATCGCAGAACTACC CTTCCCCCAGCCACGGATTTTCACGAATGCTCTTCTGGGCAGCCATGATATCACCGCCCTAATTCGAGACACGGAAGCACATGAGCGAGCTTTGTTTCAAAGCGACCCAACCGTGAAAGCTAGTAACTCCCAGAAAAGGGCCACAAGGCGAGCAACACAATTCCAGCCGGAAGCAGAAACGGAATCTATGGCAAGTCGGATCTACTCCGCTCGAAATAGCAGGAATAATTCGGCAGTTGCAAGGGTCTTGGGCTCTGATATGATGGACGAGATAAAACGTTCTGCTCGAACTTCGACTAATGGGAGTCGTGGTGAAGTCAACATCGACGTCTTGCTTAAAGGCGCAGAGATACTTTGTAATGTTTA TCCTGTCGCTGGCGCTCAGGATAAGATTGCCAGCCTCCGCTACCGCAACCAAGTCATTTCGGAGTCAATCGCAGAGTTGGAGGAGCGGGTAGCGAGGAATGCTTCAGAATTGGAGAGCATGAGCCACCTTCATGATGATGACTACGACGAACTAGACAATGCCAGCTCTCCGAGTGCTGGCGTGTTAGACGTTACGGATGCGGACATTGAGCGGGAATTGAAAGAGATACGGGAGCTTGAAAGGAGAAAGCGGAATCTTGAGGACCGCGTCAACGGCATGGAGCGCGATTTGGGCGGCCTTTCGTGA